A genomic stretch from Rubripirellula reticaptiva includes:
- a CDS encoding sigma-70 family RNA polymerase sigma factor — protein MFDTLLDDFESVDAQSTEAMTGGFRKLPADENEESSPVDLAGQADGEVQLDSPDELLAIDESESWSDDPVRMYLTQMGEIPLLTRKQEIELAKRIEETRRRFRTKLLENHYVLVEAYKTLKKVHRGQLPFDRTVQVSVTDRLEKEQILGRLPHNLRTLQTLLRRNRHDWKVSLSKSASQRRRAEAWRSLARRRRRAVRLIEELGLRTQRIETRIELLEKFSHRLTQIENEISDQKRTKHGREVREDLLRERRQILTACQETPTSLRNRVQMLNKVYGEYQQAKRELSEGNLRLVVSIAKKYRNRGLSFLDLIQEGNAGLMRAVDKFEYRRGFKFCTYATWWIRQAITRAVADQSRTIRIPVHMVETMSRVRNVARQLLQELGREPTIEETARRADVTVEEARRVLTMSRFPISLDRPVGNSEDSQFGDLLPDGTAESPQIGATQEMLRDRIAGVLKSLSYREREIIKLRYGLGDGYSYTLEEVGHIFKVTRERIRQIEAKAVRKLQQPSRSQDLVGFLD, from the coding sequence TTGTTCGACACCCTATTGGATGACTTCGAGTCCGTCGACGCACAAAGCACCGAAGCCATGACTGGTGGTTTTCGGAAGTTGCCTGCCGACGAAAACGAAGAAAGCAGCCCCGTTGATCTCGCCGGCCAAGCCGACGGTGAAGTCCAATTGGACAGCCCCGACGAATTGCTAGCGATCGACGAAAGCGAATCGTGGTCCGACGACCCGGTTCGGATGTATTTGACCCAGATGGGTGAGATTCCTTTGTTGACCCGTAAGCAAGAAATTGAGCTTGCCAAACGGATCGAAGAGACTCGCCGCCGCTTCCGCACCAAACTGCTGGAAAACCATTACGTCTTGGTCGAAGCCTACAAGACGTTGAAAAAGGTCCATCGTGGGCAATTGCCCTTCGACCGTACCGTCCAAGTTTCGGTCACCGACCGCTTGGAAAAAGAACAGATTCTCGGCCGTTTGCCGCACAACTTGCGGACCCTGCAAACGTTGCTTCGCCGCAATCGACATGACTGGAAGGTTTCGCTTTCCAAGAGTGCGTCACAGCGTCGTCGGGCCGAAGCATGGCGTTCGCTTGCTCGCCGCCGCCGTCGTGCCGTTCGCTTGATCGAAGAACTCGGTCTGCGGACGCAGCGAATCGAAACGCGTATCGAGTTGTTGGAGAAGTTCTCGCATCGTTTGACTCAGATCGAAAACGAGATCAGCGACCAAAAGCGAACCAAGCACGGTCGCGAAGTCCGCGAAGACTTACTGCGTGAACGTCGCCAAATTTTGACCGCGTGCCAAGAAACACCGACGTCACTTCGTAACCGCGTTCAAATGTTGAACAAGGTCTATGGTGAGTATCAGCAAGCCAAACGTGAACTGAGCGAAGGTAACTTGCGGTTGGTCGTTTCGATCGCCAAGAAGTATCGCAATCGTGGTTTGTCGTTCTTGGACCTGATCCAAGAAGGCAACGCGGGGCTGATGCGTGCCGTCGATAAGTTCGAATACCGTCGCGGGTTTAAATTCTGTACTTACGCCACGTGGTGGATTCGCCAAGCGATCACTCGCGCCGTTGCCGATCAAAGCCGTACGATCCGGATTCCGGTTCACATGGTTGAAACGATGTCGCGAGTTCGCAACGTCGCTCGTCAATTGCTGCAAGAACTCGGTCGTGAACCTACGATCGAAGAAACCGCTCGTCGTGCCGACGTCACCGTCGAGGAAGCTCGCCGAGTGCTAACGATGTCGCGTTTCCCGATTTCGCTCGATCGTCCGGTTGGCAACAGCGAAGATAGCCAGTTTGGCGACTTGCTGCCCGACGGAACTGCCGAAAGCCCACAGATCGGTGCAACGCAAGAAATGTTGCGTGACCGTATCGCCGGTGTGTTGAAGTCGTTGTCGTACCGAGAACGCGAAATCATCAAGCTGCGTTATGGTCTGGGTGACGGATACAGTTACACGCTGGAAGAAGTCGGTCATATTTTCAAGGTGACACGCGAACGTATTCGGCAGATCGAAGCGAAGGCCGTTCGTAAGTTGCAGCAACCAAGCCGCAGCCAAGACTTGGTCGGTTTCCTCGACTAA
- a CDS encoding tetratricopeptide repeat protein, giving the protein MSSQSLQQAWQIHQSGDVARAEAIYRRVIDQTPKNADAWVYLGIALFDQRQFTESVDAYRRAIKIKRVYPIAWNNLGNSLRMAGDIDEADRCLQTSLDQDPNYLSALKNRGTLWIWTGDIERGLLWYQRGLEVDPDNAELHRNLGVIELLRGNYDAGWPHYRWRWRMPGLARPQSLAPVWGGQSLAGRTVLLYPEQGLGDAIHFVRVARTMVDRGATVILQCAAKLFPLFSSTVNTLGVSRLIADTDVAPPVDYQVSMIEAVDVLYQIDGRVDYRSDLVAPNSGYLGVSNELVQYWKKWLAANTTGRCIGINWQGNPQHHADVYRSVPLSILEPLSKIEGVTLVNLQFGFGAEQLDTCSFGDRIVRLPDHVDVTEGAFTDTAAILASLDRVITSDTAIAHLAGAVGADVTTILGRVPDWRWLQTGVTTPWYPTMKLVRQQQLGSWDNVVAELHDSLALG; this is encoded by the coding sequence ATGTCGTCGCAATCTCTTCAACAGGCTTGGCAGATTCACCAGTCCGGTGACGTGGCACGTGCTGAGGCCATCTATCGCCGCGTGATTGATCAGACGCCCAAGAATGCGGACGCTTGGGTCTATCTGGGGATTGCGTTGTTTGATCAGCGCCAGTTCACTGAGTCCGTAGATGCCTATCGCCGGGCGATCAAGATCAAGCGAGTTTATCCAATCGCTTGGAACAATCTTGGCAATTCGCTTCGCATGGCAGGCGATATTGACGAGGCGGATCGTTGTCTGCAGACGTCGTTGGACCAAGATCCGAACTATTTGTCGGCGCTGAAGAATCGCGGCACGCTGTGGATTTGGACCGGTGACATCGAGCGGGGACTGCTGTGGTACCAGCGCGGTCTCGAAGTCGATCCCGACAACGCTGAACTGCACCGTAACCTTGGGGTTATCGAGCTGCTGAGGGGCAACTATGACGCCGGATGGCCGCACTACCGGTGGCGATGGCGAATGCCCGGTTTGGCCCGGCCGCAATCACTGGCGCCGGTCTGGGGTGGGCAGTCGCTGGCCGGCAGAACCGTGCTGTTGTATCCCGAACAAGGGCTCGGTGATGCGATCCACTTTGTTCGAGTCGCCCGAACGATGGTCGATCGTGGCGCGACGGTGATTCTGCAGTGCGCCGCAAAACTGTTCCCGCTGTTTTCGTCGACGGTGAACACCTTGGGTGTGTCTCGCTTGATTGCGGACACGGATGTTGCGCCCCCGGTCGACTATCAGGTCTCGATGATCGAAGCGGTCGATGTGCTGTACCAGATTGATGGCCGCGTCGACTACCGCAGCGACTTGGTCGCACCGAACAGCGGTTACTTGGGCGTGTCGAACGAGTTGGTCCAGTACTGGAAGAAATGGTTGGCGGCCAACACGACCGGTCGTTGCATCGGCATCAATTGGCAGGGCAATCCACAGCACCATGCCGATGTCTATCGAAGCGTGCCGCTATCGATCTTGGAACCATTGTCAAAGATCGAAGGTGTCACGCTGGTTAATCTGCAGTTCGGGTTCGGTGCCGAGCAGTTAGATACGTGCAGTTTTGGCGATCGTATCGTGCGATTGCCCGATCATGTTGATGTGACCGAAGGTGCGTTCACGGACACGGCTGCGATCCTTGCTAGTCTGGACCGCGTGATCACATCGGACACGGCGATTGCTCACTTGGCCGGCGCAGTTGGTGCTGATGTGACGACGATCCTGGGCCGAGTGCCGGATTGGCGATGGCTGCAAACCGGTGTCACGACGCCGTGGTATCCGACGATGAAGTTGGTTCGCCAGCAACAACTGGGCAGTTGGGATAATGTCGTGGCCGAATTGCACGACAGCCTGGCCCTCGGGTAG
- a CDS encoding SHD1 domain-containing protein, with the protein MLEPSPDMAIYQLSNPRVEHDRFNEPIGVFDWLLMRPGQGRVRIAARTENGRVNIAFGSSIRGASGTEKYKQIFDFFNGKTKWIEFWAESEGPDNRYFMHSNSIQFGVGADPPLKPRPMADVDRADWMEFQLENNPPEQVPNGYMRPANGSVCAPGMPIIAGWRGQWEKAELVAVDHNVWAVVRYPEHDDTIVNRPISKWIAATPQTLAMARSNPNRFSPSVLLVPGTRLYVDRNAKPVSELPSVPLGMPVQCVYHGTLLDGFIASTSGEKLFIRKPGTPSSRDVPINRDQIFARPIDARKARSRVAAEAYLENVILSDDNVEEIPQRTFPVVAELPGGYQLAPMDKPINIGTEMMVSSSGEWQKVMALSDSTADTAWVPVRFEGEHRARDYRVLRKELLIAQRDLVMATRLRHAEGKVPPARAEPDPRQREIRTWKDASGKFSVEATLERVVNEVVTLKTPEGRVIQIPIEQLSTEDRTVIKQR; encoded by the coding sequence ATGCTCGAACCGTCACCCGACATGGCGATCTACCAGCTTAGCAATCCGCGAGTTGAGCACGACCGATTTAACGAACCAATCGGCGTCTTCGATTGGCTGTTGATGCGTCCTGGGCAAGGGCGTGTTCGGATCGCGGCACGAACCGAAAATGGACGTGTCAATATCGCGTTCGGCAGTTCCATCCGTGGAGCTTCAGGGACCGAGAAGTACAAGCAGATCTTCGACTTCTTTAACGGCAAAACCAAATGGATCGAGTTCTGGGCCGAATCGGAGGGGCCAGACAACCGCTATTTCATGCACAGCAACTCCATTCAGTTTGGTGTCGGAGCTGATCCGCCTTTGAAACCGCGTCCGATGGCCGATGTTGATCGTGCCGACTGGATGGAATTTCAGCTCGAAAACAATCCGCCCGAGCAAGTTCCGAACGGCTACATGAGACCTGCCAATGGCAGCGTGTGCGCCCCCGGCATGCCGATCATCGCGGGTTGGCGAGGCCAATGGGAAAAAGCTGAATTGGTAGCCGTCGACCATAACGTCTGGGCCGTGGTGCGATACCCCGAGCATGACGACACGATCGTCAATCGTCCGATTTCCAAATGGATCGCTGCCACACCTCAGACGCTCGCAATGGCGCGGTCAAATCCGAATCGGTTTTCACCCAGCGTACTGCTCGTTCCGGGCACGAGACTTTACGTCGACCGAAACGCGAAGCCGGTCAGTGAACTGCCCAGCGTTCCTCTGGGCATGCCAGTCCAGTGCGTGTACCACGGAACGCTTTTAGACGGCTTCATTGCGTCCACATCGGGCGAAAAATTGTTCATTCGAAAACCGGGGACACCATCGTCACGCGATGTGCCGATCAATCGCGATCAAATTTTCGCACGTCCTATCGATGCGAGAAAAGCACGCAGCCGAGTCGCCGCGGAAGCGTACCTCGAAAACGTCATCCTTTCCGATGACAACGTCGAAGAAATTCCGCAGCGGACGTTCCCGGTCGTAGCCGAGTTGCCCGGTGGATATCAGTTGGCACCGATGGATAAGCCGATCAACATCGGAACCGAGATGATGGTTTCTTCATCCGGTGAATGGCAGAAAGTCATGGCACTGTCGGATTCGACGGCCGACACCGCTTGGGTTCCGGTTCGGTTCGAAGGCGAGCACAGGGCACGCGACTACCGAGTTCTTCGAAAGGAGTTGCTCATCGCGCAGCGAGATCTGGTCATGGCAACAAGACTTCGTCATGCCGAAGGGAAAGTCCCGCCGGCGAGGGCCGAACCGGATCCGCGGCAAAGGGAGATCAGGACTTGGAAGGACGCGAGCGGAAAGTTCAGCGTGGAAGCTACTTTGGAAAGAGTCGTCAACGAAGTCGTGACACTGAAAACACCAGAGGGCCGCGTCATCCAGATTCCAATCGAACAGCTTTCCACCGAAGATCGAACTGTGATCAAGCAGCGGTAA
- a CDS encoding methyltransferase domain-containing protein has translation MSELEVIDESIYDHPKYYDLVFGADCAAEIKFITGCAAKHGSGKTNRMFEPACGTGRLLYALAKKDYEIGGLDLNAKAVDFCNARFRKHDRPEPAFVADMADFKVKRRYDIAFNTINSFRHLGTEKAARDHLNCMGEAVRVGGLYLLGVHLTPTDVPPSETESWSARRGHLAINTHMWTNSRDKKSRIERFGIRFDVHSPSRSFRIVDELVLRSYTPKQMDALIASSQCWEVVETYDFAYDLDEPIEVDSTTEDVVYVMRRKKKT, from the coding sequence GTGAGCGAACTCGAAGTCATCGACGAATCGATCTACGATCATCCCAAGTACTACGACTTGGTGTTTGGCGCCGACTGTGCCGCCGAGATCAAATTCATCACCGGGTGCGCCGCCAAGCATGGCAGCGGAAAGACGAACCGCATGTTCGAACCGGCGTGCGGCACCGGCCGGTTGTTGTATGCGTTGGCCAAAAAAGATTACGAGATCGGCGGCTTGGACTTGAACGCCAAGGCAGTCGATTTTTGCAATGCGCGTTTCCGCAAACACGATCGCCCCGAGCCAGCCTTTGTCGCGGACATGGCTGATTTCAAAGTCAAGCGTCGCTATGACATTGCGTTCAATACGATCAACAGCTTTCGCCATTTGGGTACCGAAAAGGCCGCTCGTGATCACTTAAACTGTATGGGTGAAGCCGTTCGCGTCGGCGGTTTGTATTTGTTGGGCGTTCACTTAACGCCAACCGATGTACCGCCAAGTGAGACCGAGTCATGGTCGGCTCGGCGAGGTCACTTGGCGATCAACACACACATGTGGACGAACTCGCGCGACAAAAAAAGCCGCATCGAACGATTCGGGATACGGTTCGATGTGCACAGTCCGTCGCGAAGTTTTCGCATCGTCGACGAATTGGTTTTGCGAAGCTACACGCCCAAACAAATGGACGCCTTGATTGCGTCGAGCCAGTGCTGGGAAGTCGTCGAAACGTACGACTTTGCTTACGACTTGGATGAGCCGATCGAAGTCGATTCAACGACCGAAGACGTCGTCTATGTGATGCGACGAAAAAAGAAAACGTAG
- the lipA gene encoding lipoyl synthase, with translation MAFRLPVIAEPEMPEGAQTSATGRLPRWLKRPIPKSNANHMTSELLTELKLETVCENAKCPNRMECYSQQTATFMILGNVCTRPCGFCSVMRGRPPQLPEADEPARVAEAASRLGLKHVVITSVTRDDLPDGGAQHFADCIVAVRERTGASTEVLTPDFVHCKDALKIVIDAAPDVFNHNMETVPRLYRRVRGPKSDYRWTLDMMKQVKKYNPNVKTKSGLMLGLGEERGELLEALADLREHDVDFLTLGQYLQPGEKYLPVVRFVPPEEFDEIGELAKAMGFKKVASGPFVRSSYHARDMAETDIS, from the coding sequence ATGGCCTTTCGCTTACCCGTCATCGCCGAACCCGAAATGCCCGAAGGCGCCCAAACGAGCGCGACTGGGCGGTTGCCCCGTTGGCTCAAACGGCCGATTCCCAAGAGCAACGCCAACCACATGACGTCAGAATTGCTGACGGAATTAAAGCTGGAAACTGTCTGCGAGAACGCTAAGTGCCCCAATCGGATGGAATGCTACAGCCAGCAGACCGCCACCTTCATGATTTTGGGTAACGTTTGTACCCGTCCCTGTGGGTTCTGCTCGGTCATGCGTGGACGACCGCCGCAGTTGCCCGAGGCGGATGAACCGGCTCGGGTCGCCGAAGCTGCCTCGCGACTGGGCCTAAAACACGTTGTCATCACCAGCGTGACTCGCGACGACCTACCCGACGGAGGTGCCCAGCACTTTGCCGACTGTATCGTTGCCGTCCGCGAGCGAACGGGCGCATCGACCGAAGTCCTGACTCCAGACTTTGTTCACTGCAAAGACGCTCTGAAAATCGTCATCGACGCGGCTCCGGACGTGTTCAACCACAATATGGAAACCGTCCCGCGACTCTACCGCCGTGTCCGTGGCCCCAAGAGCGATTACCGCTGGACGCTGGACATGATGAAACAAGTCAAGAAATACAATCCAAACGTGAAAACCAAAAGCGGCCTGATGCTGGGACTCGGCGAGGAACGCGGTGAACTGCTTGAGGCACTGGCTGATCTTCGCGAGCACGACGTTGATTTCTTGACGCTTGGCCAGTACCTGCAGCCCGGCGAAAAGTACTTGCCCGTTGTGCGGTTCGTTCCGCCCGAAGAGTTTGACGAAATCGGCGAACTCGCCAAAGCCATGGGATTCAAAAAGGTCGCCAGTGGCCCATTCGTGCGAAGCAGCTACCACGCACGAGACATGGCCGAAACAGACATCTCGTAG
- a CDS encoding ABC transporter ATP-binding protein, which yields MSNLLEITDAVKSFPQPGGGRLTVLDVPKLSLAEGEQVALVGTSGGGKTTLLHLIAGLLTPDSGSIKLAGTELTRLSEQGRDLFRASTIGYVFQTFNLLPAFTALENVKLGMTFGRGGHDTARAKDLLDKVGLADRANYRPNQLSVGQQQRVAIARSLAGRPRLLLADEPTANVDPVSAESVLELIRSSCRGENVAMLMVTHDMDIASKFDRIERLENINRAFAPSV from the coding sequence ATGAGCAATCTGTTAGAGATCACTGACGCGGTGAAGTCGTTCCCGCAACCGGGCGGCGGTCGGCTGACGGTGCTGGATGTGCCAAAGCTAAGTCTTGCCGAAGGCGAACAGGTCGCGTTGGTCGGGACCAGTGGCGGCGGCAAGACGACGCTGTTGCACTTGATCGCCGGATTGTTGACGCCGGATTCCGGATCGATCAAGTTGGCCGGTACTGAACTGACGCGGCTGAGCGAACAAGGACGCGACCTCTTTCGCGCTTCGACGATTGGTTATGTCTTTCAAACCTTCAATTTGTTGCCGGCGTTCACGGCGCTTGAAAACGTCAAGCTTGGAATGACATTTGGGCGTGGCGGACACGATACGGCTCGAGCAAAAGACTTGCTCGACAAGGTTGGGTTGGCAGACCGTGCCAACTATCGTCCGAACCAACTAAGCGTCGGGCAGCAACAGCGTGTTGCGATCGCCCGGTCACTGGCTGGTCGGCCGCGGCTATTGTTGGCTGACGAACCGACGGCCAACGTGGATCCTGTTAGCGCCGAAAGTGTTTTAGAGTTGATTCGCTCGTCATGCCGCGGCGAAAACGTGGCGATGTTGATGGTCACGCACGACATGGACATCGCATCAAAGTTCGACCGCATCGAGCGACTCGAAAATATCAATCGCGCATTCGCACCGTCTGTTTAA
- the smpB gene encoding SsrA-binding protein SmpB — MPKKNKTTSTSKAGGGKKKAEPGFKLVSDNRKAKHRYEIVDSVECGMMLMGSEVKSMRDGKLSIDEAYIRVRNNELWLIGADIAHYRNAGMWNHDPRRPRKLLVHAREYDSFAGKAHERGLTLIPLRVYFNERGIAKCVMGLVKGKKLHDKRETIKKRETDRGLQRAMRRR; from the coding sequence ATGCCTAAAAAGAATAAGACCACATCGACTAGCAAAGCGGGGGGCGGCAAAAAAAAGGCCGAACCCGGGTTCAAGCTCGTGTCCGACAACCGCAAAGCCAAGCACCGCTACGAGATCGTAGATTCGGTGGAATGTGGCATGATGTTGATGGGCAGCGAGGTCAAGTCGATGCGAGACGGCAAGCTTTCGATCGACGAAGCCTACATTCGCGTTCGCAATAACGAACTGTGGCTGATCGGTGCGGACATTGCCCACTACCGTAACGCAGGGATGTGGAACCACGATCCGCGGCGACCTCGAAAGCTGCTTGTTCATGCTCGCGAGTACGACAGCTTTGCCGGAAAGGCCCATGAGCGCGGCCTGACCTTGATTCCGCTGCGTGTCTATTTCAACGAACGCGGCATCGCCAAATGCGTGATGGGGTTGGTCAAGGGCAAGAAGCTGCACGACAAACGCGAAACGATCAAGAAACGTGAAACCGACCGTGGCCTGCAACGCGCAATGAGACGCCGATGA